Proteins encoded together in one Bacteroidia bacterium window:
- a CDS encoding response regulator transcription factor, producing the protein MNRAEILLIDDEPQIRKLLEISLESNGYKVWQAENGKEGIIVAANHPPDLIILDLGLPDQNGHEVLKSLRVWYNKAILILSVINTENDIVKALDNGATDYLTKPFRNAELLARIRAAIRINQSPNHDSLLNCGDLEINIVARTVTKNEIGIKLTSTEFNLLVLLAKNQGRVLTHQYILKEIWGVGSQTETQYLRVFIGTLRKKIENNPNQPNHIITESGVGYRFV; encoded by the coding sequence ATGAATAGAGCCGAAATTTTATTAATTGATGATGAGCCCCAAATTAGAAAATTGCTTGAAATATCACTTGAAAGCAATGGATATAAGGTTTGGCAGGCCGAAAACGGCAAAGAAGGGATTATTGTGGCTGCTAACCATCCACCAGATTTGATAATTCTCGACCTGGGGTTGCCTGATCAAAATGGACATGAAGTATTGAAATCACTCAGAGTTTGGTACAATAAAGCCATCCTTATTTTATCGGTAATAAATACCGAAAATGATATTGTAAAAGCCCTCGACAATGGTGCAACCGATTACCTAACAAAGCCTTTTCGGAACGCCGAATTACTTGCCAGAATAAGAGCTGCCATTAGAATAAATCAATCACCGAACCACGACAGTTTGCTGAATTGTGGCGATTTAGAAATAAACATAGTGGCGAGAACCGTTACAAAAAACGAGATCGGTATCAAACTAACGTCAACCGAATTTAATCTCTTGGTTCTGCTTGCCAAAAACCAGGGCAGGGTGCTTACCCATCAATATATTTTGAAGGAAATTTGGGGTGTTGGCTCACAAACCGAAACTCAATATTTACGTGTTTTTATAGGTACGCTTCGCAAAAAAATCGAAAACAATCCTAACCAACCCAACCATATAATTACTGAAAGTGGTGTAGGATATCGGTTTGTATAA